Proteins from a single region of Apium graveolens cultivar Ventura chromosome 7, ASM990537v1, whole genome shotgun sequence:
- the LOC141673715 gene encoding acyltransferase-like: MTIKGLILRASLISRRQMHVISRSITNVKPDSPTPLNLKHYKLPSHDRMNPNIYMPLVLFYSNPQPSDYTTSIANLLKISLSKTLSKYYPFAGRLGSSGSYVECSDQGINFLEVQIACNLSEILEKAPVKDEEEGFGHLFPPCSIWDKVSSSPLVLVQLNHCSCGGIAIAVCLSHRIADASTLLSFLSYWASVSRNPGDVENLAQLAPCFVQGLLPNSYDDGFVATDILISEKNWITAEMLFYNSKIAELKAYQEKQDKLHGVVANQNYTRNELVTALLYRCALAAAATSNSGAYPLSVLFQAINMRRLIDPPLPKTSVGNLMSPTHISANTMNETELHSLIGQMRKEKKQLTGIKSLVRKGFLQLIEKYAKDNYKLYVVSSICNFPLYDRLDFGWGRPVNASVVDAPAVNIFTMMDTPNGDGIKVILGLEKEDMKNFRADKELITYASFYH, encoded by the coding sequence ATGACAATTAAAGGACTAATACTTCGGGCATCATTGATATCGAGAAGGCAGATGCATGTCATCTCCAGATCAATAACCAACGTTAAACCTGATTCTCCCACACCCCTGAATCTCAAACACTACAAACTTCCTTCCCATGATCGCATGAACCCAAATATATACATGCCATTGGTACTCTTCTATTCCAATCCTCAACCATCTGATTATACAACCTCCATAGCAAATCTACTCAAGATCTCTTTGTCCAAGACACTTTCCAAGTACTATCCCTTTGCTGGTAGGCTAGGTTCCTCAGGATCCTACGTTGAATGCAGTGACCAAGGCATTAACTTTCTTGAAGTCCAGATAGCATGCAATTTGTCTGAGATTTTGGAAAAAGCTCCGGTCAAGGATGAAGAAGAAGGCTTTGGTCATCTCTTTCCACCTTGCTCAATATGGGACAAAGTGTCCAGTTCTCCTTTAGTGCTTGTTCAGCTAAACCATTGTTCTTGCGGAGGAATAGCTATAGCAGTGTGCCTCTCGCACCGTATTGCTGATGCTAGCACTTTATTATCATTCCTTAGTTATTGGGCAAGCGTATCACGCAACCCCGGTGATGTGGAAAATCTAGCACAACTTGCTCCATGTTTTGTGCAGGGGCTTCTACCCAATTCTTATGATGATGGTTTTGTTGCGACTGATATTTTGATTTCTGAAAAGAATTGGATCACAGCAGAGATGCTGTTTTATAACTCTAAGATTGCAGAACTCAAGGCCTACCAGGAAAAGCAAGACAAATTACATGGTGTAGTAGCAAACCAAAATTACACACGAAATGAGCTTGTGACCGCACTCCTCTACAGATGCGCTCTAGCTGCTGCAGCTACATCAAACTCTGGGGCCTATCCTCTTTCTGTATTGTTTCAGGCTATAAATATGCGGCGTCTGATTGATCCGCCACTGCCTAAAACAAGTGTTGGCAATCTGATGAGTCCTACTCACATTTCAGCAAATACTATGAATGAGACAGAGTTACACTCATTAATCGGCCAAATGAGAAAAGAGAAGAAACAGCTTACAGGAATAAAGAGCTTAGTGCGAAAAGGATTCTTGCAACTAATTGAAAAGTATGCAAAAGATAATTACAAGCTCTATGTTGTTAGCAGCATTTGTAATTTCCCATTGTATGATCGGTTGGATTTTGGCTGGGGAAGGCCGGTTAATGCCAGCGTTGTCGATGCACCGGCTGTCAATATCTTCACGATGATGGATACTCCAAATGGGGATGGTATAAAGGTCATTTTAGGTCTCGAAAAGGAAGACATGAAAAATTTTCGAGCTGACAAAGAGCTGATTACCTATGCTTCTTTCTATCATTAA